One Cyanobacteria bacterium GSL.Bin1 genomic window, AATGGCCGATTTCCGGGATGAACCGGTGCCAACAACATCTCCCACGTATGCCAGGGGTAAGCCTTTTTCTTTTAATTGAGCAATTTGTTCTAGTCCCTCCGGCATCCGAGACTCTAACATCGCGAGGGCGTGGAGGGGAATATCAGGGCGTGTTGTCGCATGAGGCGCCGGAGACAGATCATCAGTATTGGTTTCTCCAGCCACTTTAAAGACCACCACTTGGATTTGTTCCGGAACTTCTGGCTTGTTGGTAAACCAAGTTCCTTCCGCCCATTCATCAATGACTTGTTTGGCGTATTGATTATCTTGGGCGAGTTCAAACACATCATTAAACGCATCAAAAGCAAGGATGGTTTGACTGAGGGCGGTTGCTGCTTTTTGGGCGAGATTCGTGTCAGAGGATTTGAGAAATTCAATCAGAGATTGCACATTATACCCACCCACCATGGTTCCGAGAAGTTCCACGGCTTCTTCTACGGTGATCAGCGGACAGTTGACTTCTCCTTTGCCAATTGCGGTGAGAAACCCTGCTTTAACATAGGCGGCTTCATCAACACCAGGCGGAACGCGATCGCGCAATAAATATAATAATTCTTCTTCTGTTCCTTGGGGAGGCTGTTTTAATAATTCACATAACTGGGACGTTTGTTCGGCGTTGAGGGGGAGGGGGGGAATTCCTTGCTTGGCCCGTTCTGTTGCGTGTTGCCGATACGTTTCTAACATTTTTAAGTGGGTTCTCCTATCGTGTCTCTATACTATTTCACCGATCATAGACTTCTATAATCATTGTAATTGTAGCGACAGAAGCATTTAATTCAGAAGATGAACACCTTACGAGTTGGAATTGCCGGACCTGTAGGTTCAGGAAAAACAGCATTATTGGATGCATTATGCAAAACCATGCGCGATACTTATCAACTGGCTGTCGTGACTAACGATATTTATACCCAAGAAGATGCTCAATTTTTAGTCCGTTCTCAGGCATTAGCGCGCGATCGCGTTTTAGGTGTCGAAACCGGCGGTTGTCCGCACACCGCAATTCGAGAAGATGCCAGTCTCAATCTCGCGGCCATTGAACAGCTAGAAAACCAATTTAACCCACTTGACTTACTCTTTGTCGAGAGTGGGGGGGATAACCTAGCGGCAACCTTTAGTCCCGAACTCGTTGATCTTACCATCTACGTCATTGATGTGGCAGCAGGAGATAAAATTCCTCGCAAAGGGGGACCGGGGATCACCAAATCTGATCTGTTAGTAATTAATAAAATTGATTTAGCGCCCTATGTCGGTGCTGATCTCTCTGTAATGGAACGAGATGCAAAAAAGATGCGCGGCGAAAAACCGTTTGTCTTTACCAACTTAAAACAACAACAAGGATTAACAACAGTACAAGATTTTATTCGTTCTCACCTCATTTAATTGCTATAGCAATCAGAAATCGGTTGTGAGACAGAAATCCTAGTCTAATGAAACAAGGAACGGAGAACGGGAATAAAAAATTTCTCATGAATCAGGTCTGATTGCTACAGGTTAGGTTGCTTGTTTCCCTTCGCGGTTTTCCTCCTGTTAGTTGCTAATTAAATGCCAATTGGGAGGGGCTTGATAATGTTGATCAGACCCCTGTTCAAAGGTTAATTCATCTAGCATTTGCGGATTGACTAATAAATAAACAGAGGGCTGTTGTTCCCAATGCTGTTTGAGTTCTTCTTGTGTTGCCGGAAGAACCCGCTTTTGGGCGTAAAAATTAAGAGAAGGACGTTCGTAAGCAAAAGAGGTATAAATTGGCGCTTCTTCAGGAACTTGATCGCGAATTAGCATGGCCACTGGCTTCACCGGATAGGCTTCGTTTAATTCCCACAGCCAATAGGATGAACTCACCAATAATAGTAGAGAAACATACATTCCCCAACTCAGAATATTAATAAATTGAGGATCTCTTCGTAAAACTAACCCACCCCCTACTGCTGTGGTTAACGCTACCGCTAAAGTAATAATTACTAACTCTTTACTACCTTCATCAGCCATGCCAAAATAGAAGCTGCTTCCTAAAGCAATCCCTCCTAAAAAGAGCAGTAAGATTCCCCAAGATTTCGGATAAGACTCTTCACGGGGATAGCGGGCAATTTCTGTCAACATTCTACCTCCAGCTAAGGCCAATGCTGGATACAAAGGCAAAATATACCAGGGGAGTTTGGTACTCATGAGGGTGATGACCAAAAAATAAATGCCACTCCAGACTAAGATTAGTTTTGACCAACTCCAGATTTGATTT contains:
- the ureG gene encoding urease accessory protein UreG produces the protein MNTLRVGIAGPVGSGKTALLDALCKTMRDTYQLAVVTNDIYTQEDAQFLVRSQALARDRVLGVETGGCPHTAIREDASLNLAAIEQLENQFNPLDLLFVESGGDNLAATFSPELVDLTIYVIDVAAGDKIPRKGGPGITKSDLLVINKIDLAPYVGADLSVMERDAKKMRGEKPFVFTNLKQQQGLTTVQDFIRSHLI